The following proteins are encoded in a genomic region of Anguilla anguilla isolate fAngAng1 chromosome 15, fAngAng1.pri, whole genome shotgun sequence:
- the klhl41b gene encoding kelch-like protein 41b yields MESKSMKEDWRLYQNTLLQDGLKELLDQNKFVDCILKVGDRSFPCHRVIMAACSPYFRELYFTEEGKELEGDKEVVLDNVEPAVMDMIIRYLYSAEIELTDENVQDVFVVANRFQIPSVFTACVNYLQKKLSLANCLGIFRLGLVMNCPRLAVAARDYITDRFEILTKEEDFLQLAPHELFAIIGSDSLNVEKEEVVFESLMKWVRTDKEKRVKALGDAFECVRFRLLPEPYFREKVEKDDIIKSDPELLKKVQVIKDAFAGKLPEKKKKEKKKGESGEEVNGEEEEEDDLLPGYLNDTRRLGMYAKDLVLMINDTAAVAYDAIENECFLAALAEQIPRNHVSLTTKNNALYIVGGLFVDEENKETPLQCYFYQLDSLAADWIALPPMPSPRCLFGLGDCGNFIITVAGKDLQSNESLDSVLCYDIEKMKWTETKKLPLQIHGHCVVHHNGLVYSIGGKTDDNKTLNKMFVYNHKRLEWRELAAMKTARAMFGAVVHNGKIIVSGGMNEDGLTASAEVYDIASNKWEPFTEFPQERSSVNLVSSEGVLYAVGGFAMVEMENKECAPTEVTDIWQYEEDKKQWTGMLREMRFASGASCVSMRLNTAKMPKL; encoded by the exons ATGGAATCGAAAAGCATGAAGGAAGACTGGCGTCTCTACCAGAACACCCTGCTCCAGGACGGCCTGAAGGAGCTCCTCGACCAGAACAAGTTTGTGGACTGCATCCTCAAAGTGGGAGACCGGAGCTTTCCCTGCCACAGAGTCATCATGGCGGCCTGCAGTCCGTATTTCAGAGAACTCTACTTTACTGAAGAAGGCAAGGAGCTCGAGGGCGACAAAGAGGTAGTTCTGGATAATGTCGAACCTGCCGTCATGGACATGATAATCCGCTACTTGTATTCAGCAGAGATTGAGCTCACGGATGAGAATGTGCAGGACGTTTTCGTTGTGGCAAACCGCTTCCAGATCCCCTCTGTTTTCACCGCCTGTGTGAACTACCTGCAGAAGAAGCTATCCTTGGCTAACTGCCTGGGCATTTTCAGGCTGGGGTTGGTGATGAACTGCCCCCGATTGGCAGTGGCCGCTCGAGACTACATCACCGACCGCTTTGAGATCTTGACCAAAGAAGAGGACTTTCTCCAGCTGGCTCCCCACGAGCTCTTCGCCATCATTGGCAGCGACTCTCTGAAtgtggagaaggaggaggtggtgtTCGAATCGCTTATGAAGTGGGTGAGGACCGACAAAGAGAAGCGGGTGAAGGCGCTGGGCGACGCCTTCGAGTGCGTCCGCTTCCGCCTGCTTCCCGAGCCCTACTTcagggagaaggtggagaaggACGACATCATCAAGTCGGACCCCGAGCTCCTGAAGAAAGTCCAGGTCATCAAGGACGCCTTTGCCGGCAAGCTCCccgagaagaaaaagaaggagaagaagaagggggaGTCGGGAGAGGAGGTGAacggggaggaggaagaggaggatgacctcCTGCCAGGCTACCTGAATGACACTCGTAGGCTCGGCATGTATGCCAAAGACTTGGTCCTGATGATAAACGACACGGCAGCTGTTGCCTATGACGCCATTGAGAATGAGTGCTTCCTCGCTGCGTTGGCCGAACAGATTCCACGCAACCATGTCAGCCTGACCACTAAAAATAATGCGCTGTACATTGTTGGGGGTTTGTTTGTAGATGAAGAGAACAAAGAGACACCCCTGCAATGCTACTTCTACCAG CTGGACAGTCTGGCGGCTGACTGGATCGCTCTCCCTCCCATGCCTTCTCCCAGATGTCTGTTTGGTCTGGGAGATTGCGGAAACTTCATCATCACCGTGGCAGGGAAGGATCTCCAATCCAACGAGTCTCTCGATTCTGTGTTGTGCTACGACATCGA GAAAATGAAATGGACCGAGACTAAAAAGCTGCCCCTTCAGATCCACGGCCATTGTGTAGTCCACCATAACGGGCTGGTGTACAGTATTGGAGGAAAGACCGATGACAA CAAAACCCTCAACAAGATGTTTGTCTACAACCACAAGAGGTTAGAGTGGAGGGAACTGGCAGCGATGAAAACGGCCAGGGCGATGTTTGGGGCCGTCGTTCACAACGGAAAGATCATAGTGTCGGGAGGAATGAACGAGGACGGTCTCACGGCTTCAGCTGAAGTCTACGACATCGCAAGCAACAA gtGGGAGCCATTCACAGAGTTCCCCCAGGAGCGCAGCTCAGTAAACCTGGTGAGCAGTGAGGGGGTGCTGTACGCCGTGGGGGGCTTCGCCATGGTGGAGATGGAGAACAAGGAGTGCGCCCCGACAGAGGTCACCGACATCTGGCA GTACGAGGAGGACAAAAAGCAGTGGACGGGGATGCTGAGGGAGATGCGCTTTGCATCTGGGGCTTCCTGCGTCTCCATGCGCCTCAACACGGCCAAGATGCCCAAGCTCTGA